In Cydia pomonella isolate Wapato2018A chromosome 12, ilCydPomo1, whole genome shotgun sequence, the sequence ACAATCCTGCTTCTTCAGACATGAGGGCCACCGGCAGACCTAAAATacacaaattaggtacaaaaaatatggtGCTAATGAATGTAGTGTTAATTGCAATTTGCAAGCTAAGCAAAAGGATTTGTTTCGTTTTAGTCACCTAAGAAGTCATTTTGCCTTGGATAGGAAGGTAGAGTTCCAACAAAAGCGCCGCATATTCTATGTTGCGTACGAAGGGTAAACCAATCTGAAACGAAATACAACGTATTAGTTTAAAGTTTAGAATAAAAGTAAACAGTAATTATAGTTGACACTTCGAATTTAACCAACCTTCCGCATTCCATACATATGCAACTCCTTTTTCCACGAAAAGGGATATCATAGCAAAAACTTATTCTTGTAAGGAGTATTACAGAAATGTCTTAATTAATTTCTTCTGGATATATTTAAATAGACACTATTTTTGCAAGCATTAAACCAAAGCATTACACTATCAcaaagcattttattttgtttgacgtttgACTACTTTGACTGACACTGACGTTTGGGCCTCTGAGGAGTCTAATGGCCTACCGAATACCACGTTCATCGTGTTGTCTCTCTGTCACGTTTACGTACgtatttacaagtgcgacagagagacaacaTGTCGAACCTGTTTCGCGCGGTAGGCAcacgcaattgacgaacttcgattttcgcggttatagcccagcaTTAGCCCCGTCAGCTGTCAGATTAATATGTCAGCTTCAGCTGCTTTTTGATGCAGTTACATGGAAATTATAATACCGGCCAACAATTTAATGTAGTCTATTTATATCACGTCTACTGCTCGAAACACAGACGCGAACATataattcattatatttttaaaagtgcACGTTACATAATTTTAGTCCCAAAATGACAAATCTGAAAGTTTTAATCGGTTAGTTGATTTTTATTGTTGTCCTCCGAAACTTGGGGAGAGGTAttgattattttgtttattttttaggtGGGGGCACTGGCTTCATAGGTAGGCGGTTGGGCGATCTTATTTCAAAACACGGATATGATGTGACGAACGTTTCTCGAATGCCGGGCAGAAACAACATATGTTGGTCGGATATAGCGATGAGAGGTTTACCTGACAACACGCATGCTGTGGTCAATCTTGCGGGGCAACAGTTTATGGACTTCACCAAAGCCTGGACGCCTGGGTATGTATTGTTATGACTCAGACATTTAGATACAGTTCAAAAGGTAAAAAGGCTTTTTTAccgacaataataaataaattatatttgtttagtATTCAAACCATCCATTTCCTAAGATCCTGCGTACAATTGTTAGTACATATTCCGCAatctattttgaatttttattgaattactgAGGATggcaaattaaaaacaaaacatctgcttctgggtctcaggagaCTATTAAATGatcagttaacacattcactgccgggaacccacctggtgggtgctcgtgaactttgttcagatgccggacaacccgctgggcgggttgttttgcatgcagctatagaccaccggtttctggggtagtgtgCTGTTTTTTGTCTGggagtgaatgtgttaagtaatGTTTCCGTAAACCGCATTCAAAATGTACATTAAAATAACAGAACAGTACTTTTTATATTACACTATAACATGTATTCTGaaacatgttttattatttttaggtttaaacAAAATATCCAGAATTCTCGAGTTTTCACTACCAAATCATTAGTAGAAGCCATAAATAAGGCAGAAGCTAAACCTAAGGTATTGGTTGTGGTCACTGGAGTTGGTGCATATGAGCCTTCAGAGTATAACAAGTATGATGAAAGTAGTGTTGTCACTGGCTCAGACTTCTTCTCCAGATTAACTATTGAATGGGAGGGAGCAGCCAGTAAAGTAGACCCATCAGTTAGACTTGTAAGTACATACTGGTTATTGATAAAAACATTCCATGTTCCAAACTGATTAACACACACATTGATAGCAGTAGGGGTCTTTCGACGTCAATTACGAGTTACATTAATAGgcgagtccacacagagcgagcatacgtgtgaggcaatttcctcgcgctcAAACCGGACAGTGTAGATGGGCCTCAGCCTAGGTGGCGCGCGCGGgtgaggaaaacgcgcgcgctgGCTTGGTCCAGGCATGTCtagtttgtgcgcgaggaaattgcctcgcgcgtatgctcgctctgtgtggattTGCCTAATTGCCGCAGGTGGTGTTGTCTCAGGAACAGTATGTACATAAATGAGAGGCTTTTAAAATAATCTACAAATTTTAGGAATACATTTGTGTTTGTTCctaaaattcttattattatatcttaATCCTTCcttaattgaaatattaatttgaaGGTTTCATATAAGTactaatttgaataattaaaacattcgcTCGTGCAGTGCGATGGCGATATTAACTGTGACGTGAAAAACCGGATTAGCacaggatggatgaaatggcgacaggtcacgggaacaatttgtgacgctcggatgcccctccgactgaagggtaaaatttataaagccatcataagacctgtcgtcatgtatagatcagagtgttgggccctaaaagtgacggatgaaaagagattgcacATAGCGGAAATGtgaatgttaagatggatgtgtggtgtgacaagaatggataggataaggaatgaatatataagaggaagcctgaaagttgcacccataatagataaagtaagagcgaatcgcctagcgtggtatgggcatgtgatgcggagggatgaaagtcatgtgacaagaaaggtattacgaatgaatgtggagggatggaacgggcgaggaaaacctaggaaaaggtggatggattgtgtgagagatgacatgaaacgaacgcgaatgaatgatgagatgacgggtgacagaaagatatggaagaaaaagacatgctgcgccgaccccaaatgaatgggacaAGGGCATGAGAATGATGATGAGAAAGTTCTGaggtaacaaaattaaaatataactttattttagAATTGAATGCAAATAAAAGTGACCTAGTATTTccaaatttgatttttaataaactgTAGATATTTTGTGGTTACAGGTTATAATAAGATCCGGTGTAGTGATTGGCCGAGAAGGTGGAATGATAAAGAACATGATCCTACCATTCTTCCTAGGACTAGGTGGGCGTATAGGCTCAGGCAAGCAGTTCTTGCCTTGGATACATGTGGATGATCTCACAGGAATTATCAAATTCGCTATAGAAAATGAAAAAGTTGATGGAATACTAAATGGTGTATCTCCTCACATTATAACTAATCAGGATTTTACAGCGGTAAGATATACCTTAGAAACATATGCAATGGATAATAGCcggcaaggctcggaaccggtttttccttcatacaaaaaataccggtattattacgttctttttcgttctttgatttattatttctttgatTTAATGGGACTATCCAATAATGCGATGTTGTAACCTAAACACATGATctagtcctacgtaaagagtataaaataattaaaaatattcggctatttcgggatttaaaaataaaccggttccgagccctgatagccgggtccacacagagggAGCATACgggcgaggcaatttcctcacgcactaCGGTCAGTGTAGATGTGCCttggccgaggcggcgcgcgcgttttcctagCCCAAACGCGTTGCTGTGTGTGGACCAGGTTATTGAAGTAAATCAGCTGAAGAGAATAACATCTTTGACTTTACCCATTAAAACTGCTGATGAAAGTGATGAAGAAGGGCATAGTTACATATACCACTTGTACCCTTCTTCACCTGAGCTGCGCGAGACTTGTACACCTTTTCACTAGAGCCAcaattgtatttaagtatttgaaattaaaaactatTAGGGTACtgtacaacaaaaataaatgtcacaTATAGTCTGTACGGAAAGAGAAGATCGTGAAATGCATGGGATCAAATACATTCTacaactcttctctttctgCACAGACTCCACCaaagaaaaagtgacaaaaataatttgatttgttcctaAAAAGTTGCAAGGTTACAATTAGCAACAGAACTAGCTATGAAAAGAAGTTCTATATCAATTCCTTATTTTGCACAGCTACTTCTACTGCATCATAAAAGCTTGCCAGGTTTCaatgacaactttttttttcagtcttttGCCAAAGCCCTCAACCGACCAGCATTTTTTCCTGTGCCAGAAACAATTCTAAATGTGCTGCTCAACCCTGAGAGAGCCATGCTATTGACCAAAGGACAACACGTTACGCCTAAAAGAGTCCTTGAACTCGGATATTCTTACAAGTACCACAACTTAGATGAAGCATGCAAGGACGTTGCACATATTTTTCCAAAGAAACCTGCAAATTGAAGATGTGCGTACGTATACATCATTTTTGCAGCTTTCGGAATACTTCTCGCAACTCGAATACATCAAGAGCAAAATACATAGATGGAGACAAATTTCGAAATCGAAGATTGTGGTGCACCTCTTGCCACCTTTATGGTCTTAACTGACTTGAAAACAAAAAATCGATGCGACATTTGACCTAATCGACGCGAATGCTGGAGTGTACCTCGCGTCCGCGCCAATCGGAAATAAATTGTTCTTATTATATCGATACTGTACTTACATTACAGACAAGTCAGGAAATACAACAATCGGTTTCGGTCCTACTTCCGTAACTTGCTTGATTTTGGATTCAATATTTCTCGGGGCCCTCGGTAATGAGCTTTCTGTTTTGAACCTTATAATTAACAGGACTAAACTTTCctaatttacatttttacttaCGGATTGATACCTATAATTTTAATGTCTTTTCAGTCTTGCTCTCAATAGACCAGCGCACTGTTCGTTGCCGGAAATTATATGCCCAGTTAAACCCTGAAAAACTATGATGGAAcaataattagtattttatgtgTCTAAAGAATGAAAGTACAGatactagtaaaaaaaaacagtatcaCCAAGAATGCATCTACAAGTAAAAATGTCAcgtatttatttcaggcaaaaatGTAAATAACAATCTTAAATGTATGTACCTGTTCATTTGTTAATAGCAATATAAATTTACTATCCTCGTAAAGCTATAGAATGTCTATTTCATTGGAATTTAAACCTTTTATGTAAGGTGTATTTGGGTAATTCAGATTACTTAAAAAAGGCCGAAAATCACCCTTAATTGTTATTCATAATAGAATCCATTTTGGGAACTTTTTGAACCCGAATATACCTCACTAAAACTGGATTCTAATTCATCTAGCAAGGATTTTGTACGGAGGGCCTTACGAGGAAAGTTTTTACtacacattatttttttgcatttgttTCTCCTAAGTCATCTCATCTAGAACACCATTTATTATGCCATGATCacaaaatgaaaaactttaGGAAATACCCACCAGTAGCTACAAACGAAACATTTTGACTTCAATCTCCTTGATTAGTTTGCTATTGAATTGAAATGATGTTGTTCTATGtgcaatatttacaatacttaGTGAATTATTTCtttagaatttaatttattataatgtaatttaataagcaATTAAAGTACCTAGTTAGATTTTCTACATGAGCTTTTTTATTtcgtacaaaatatttttcaattt encodes:
- the LOC133523547 gene encoding epimerase family protein SDR39U1 — protein: MTNLKVLIGGGTGFIGRRLGDLISKHGYDVTNVSRMPGRNNICWSDIAMRGLPDNTHAVVNLAGQQFMDFTKAWTPGFKQNIQNSRVFTTKSLVEAINKAEAKPKVLVVVTGVGAYEPSEYNKYDESSVVTGSDFFSRLTIEWEGAASKVDPSVRLVIIRSGVVIGREGGMIKNMILPFFLGLGGRIGSGKQFLPWIHVDDLTGIIKFAIENEKVDGILNGVSPHIITNQDFTASFAKALNRPAFFPVPETILNVLLNPERAMLLTKGQHVTPKRVLELGYSYKYHNLDEACKDVAHIFPKKPAN